In Carya illinoinensis cultivar Pawnee chromosome 10, C.illinoinensisPawnee_v1, whole genome shotgun sequence, one DNA window encodes the following:
- the LOC122278069 gene encoding cytochrome c oxidase assembly factor 5: protein MSKSCKGLAMELVKCLSESDCVKVEKRSYRECAGEKSPSIASECVGLRETYFNCKRGQVDMRARIRGNKGY from the exons ATGTCCAAATCTTGCAAAGGCCTAGCAATGGAACTGGTGAAGTGCCTCAGTGAATCAGATTGTGTTAAG GTTGAAAAGCGATCATATAGGGAATGTGCCGGAGAGAAGAGCCCATCAATAGCAAGTGAGTGTGTGGGACTTAGGGAAACATATTTCAATTGCAAGAGGGGCCAG GTTGATATGAGAGCTAGGATTCGTGGAAACAAGGGCTACTAA
- the LOC122279246 gene encoding cyclin-T1-4-like gives MAGILPGESSYHCTSDGGSSRNSQDRQEEVGRWYLSRKEIEEHSPSRMDGIDLKKETYLRKSYCTFLQDLGMRLKVPQVTIATAIIFCHRFFLRQSHAKNDRRTIATVCMFLAGKVEETPRPLKDVILVSYEIIHKKDPAAAQRIKQKEVYEQQKELILLGERVVLATLGFDLNVHHPYKPLVEAIKKFKVAQNALAQVAWNFVNDGLRTSLCLQFKPHHIAAGAIFLAAKFLKVKLPSDGEKVWWQEFDVTPRQLEEVSNQMLELYEQNRVPPSQGSEMEGSVGSGLSHQAPAKPPYVNEEQASKKISSYLALDHSSTDNHGMPARSTQYRSNENGSAEMGSVITEHMVDVETKDDQHFDNFPLKENMREVPNRSKVGIERAGSEDQESNGGRNETAEPGEWRDEGVSRKSGSLVGRSVDLRKGPLGQSPKEAIKIDKVKVKAALEKRRKSRGEITRKKDVMDEDDLIEKELEDGVELAAEDEKNKRDRRQSWSKSENLDRGKDHEDVGVGNHLKGQLSRGSEGENAEEGEMLDDASPMLSSRKRKAGSPRDRQLEGKKRHDYMPSYHHDYIDEGHRMSRVGYADRDHRRHSQENHL, from the exons ATGGCTGGAATTCTACCTGGGGAGTCATCATATCATTGCACATCTGATGGTGGGTCTTCAAGAAATTCTCAAGACAGGCAAGAGGAAGTGGGTCGTTGGTATCTGTCAAGAAAGGAAATTGAAGAACATTCCCCATCAAGAATGGATGGGATTGACCTGAAGAAAGAAACATATTTACGCAAGTCGTACTGCACATTTTTGCAGGATTTGGGAATGAGGCTAAAAGT GCCCCAGGTAACCATTGCCACAGCAATAATATTTTGTCATCGGTTTTTCCTTCGTCAATCGCATGCCAAGAATGACAGAAGG ACAATTGCAACTGTGTGTATGTTCCTCGCTGGGAAGGTAGAAGAAACCCCTCGTCCGCTCAAGGATGTTATTCTTGTTTCTTATGAGATAATCCACAAAAAAGATCCTGCTGCAGCCCAGAGGATCAAACAGAAG GAAGTATATGAACAACAAAAAGAGCTAATTTTATTGGGGGAACGGGTTGTACTTGCCACGTTGGGTTTTGACCTCAATGTTCACCACCCATATAAGCCCCTTGTTGAAGCGATAAAGAAATTTAAGGTTGCTCAGAATGCCCTTGCGCAAGTTGCGTGGAACTTTGTTAATGACGG TCTGAGAACATCACTCTGCCTGCAATTCAAGCCCCATCACATTGCAGCAGGTGCCATTTTCCTTGCTGCCAAGTTCCTCAAAGTGAAGCTTCCATCGGATGGTGAGAAGGTCTGGTGGCAAGAATTTGATGTCACCCCTCGGCAATTGGAGG AAGTTAGTAATCAAATGCTGGAGCTATATGAGCAGAACAGAGTGCCCCCATCGCAAGGGAGTGAAATGGAAGGAAGTGTTGGCAGTGGGCTAAGTCATCAGGCCCCTGCAAAACCTCCATATGTGAATGAGGAACAGGCTTCGAAgaaaatttcatcttatctagCGCTGGATCATTCGTCCACTGACAATCATGGCATGCCAGCAAGAAGCACACAATATCGAAGTAATGAAAATGGGAGTGCAGAGATGGGTAGTGTTATTACTGAGCACATGGTGGATGTAGAAACTAAAGACGATCAGCATTTTGATAATTTTCCCTTGAAGGAGAACATGAGAGAAGTACCAAATAGATCCAAGGTGGGAATAGAGAGAGCTGGTAGTGAAGACCAAGAAAGTAACGGTGGGAGAAATGAGACTGCAGAACCAGGAGAGTGGAGGGATGAGGGTGTCTCACGAAAGTCTGGCAGTTTGGTTGGTCGAAGTGTGGACCTTCGGAAAGGCCCCCTTGGCCAGTCGCCTAAAGAAGCTATAAAGATTGACAAGGTCAAGGTTAAGGCAGCACTTGAGAAAAGAAGGAAGTCTCGTGGGGAAATAACAAGGAAGAAAGATGTGATGGATGAGGATGATCTCATTGAGAAAGAACTTGAAGATGGGGTCGAATTGGCAGCTGAGGATGAGAAAAACAAACGTGATAGAAGGCAAAGCTGGTCAAAATCTGAGAATTTAGATCGTGGGAAGGACCATGAGGATGTTGGAGTTGGAAACCACTTGAAGGGGCAATTGTCGAGGGGATCAGAAGGAGAGAATGCAGAAGAGGGAGAGATGTTGGATGATGCTTCACCTATGTTGAGCAGCCGTAAGAGAAAAGCTGGCAGCCCACGGGACAGGCAGTTGGAGGGGAAGAAGCGGCATGACTATATGCCGAGTTATCACCACGACTATATAGATGAAGGACATAGGATGAGCCGGGTTGGTTATGCAGATAGAGACCACAGAAGGCATTCCCAGGAGAATCATTTGTGA